The stretch of DNA TGTGTTGGTCTCCTTTTATACTATTAAACTACAATCATATTAGATATAGTCTCAACATTTTATGGTTATTGAGAAACCGGTTTAGAACGGCAGTGAAAAGAGTGGTTTGGTCGAAACATGGGGCCGGGTTAAATGAGAAATACAAGTTGTGAAAACGATTTGAATCATAAAACTAGTTTTAAGAAACGAGAGTAAAGCATTTATTAGTTTACTCCTTGCTTCCACTCAAGAATCATCAAGCCACCATCAATGGGTTCACATTGGCAAAATTATGAAGGTGAATCTCTATAAATGCTTCACTCTCTTTTCTACCTTACATTAGCTAAATAAATAAGTAAGCATGTAGATAAGATAACCAAAGAGATCCAAGTTTCCAACGCATTTTGAAATGACCATGAACAAAGAGATACAATAAAACTCAATGCCCTGCGTACGTGTAGCAAGCCTTCATACATCAATAAGACCTCTAGTATTTTTTTCAGACAAGGGTGTGTTTTGAACGTAAGAGGCGATATTGTAGTTTGAACGTGAATGAGAGAgtgagaaataaaaaacacgaaaaagGTTTTGGGGACCCATTAGGTGTAGACTTAAGATGAGATgaccacaaacacaaacacgCCCCAATCCCATTCTTCTCATTATTATCACCTCTTCCACACGTTACCCTCCCTCTCTGCTCAGAGAACTCACGCTCCTCCCCCTAACGCACGTGACTATCACGCTCCTCCACTCCTAAAAAAGATCTTCCCAATCTTATTGCTAGCTTGTATAATCAAATTCATATTcacataaacaatttcaaattaaaacatttcCATTGATCTTAAAACATTActttatagtattgttttctatggttactattttttttttttggttaaacattACTTTATCGTTGGAATTGGAAAATAGTAGATTGCtttatcagaattttttttaagtaaattatATTGTAAAAAGCCGCGTTATCTGTTCAAAAATTCAGAAATCAGAGTCACGcctatttctctctctcccgtCACTCTCACTCTTCCCCTCTGCTCCTTATTATTACATCGATCCTCGTTgtctctcctctgtttcttcaatatctctctttcttgccaacccaagaaaaacaaaaaatcaagaacaccaaaaaaaaaaaagaaactaaagaaagaaacaatggaTGCTTCATTGTCTCCAAGCCCATTTGATCACCAAAAAACCCAAAACGCAGAACCAAAGAAAAGCTTCATAACCTCACTCATCACTCTCCGTTCAAACCACTTCAAAGAAGACACTTACTTCGTGACAGAACTCAAACCAGCCGAGCAAAAATCACTTCAAGAACTCAAAGAAAAGCTCtcagcttcatcttcatcttccaaaGCCTCTTCTATGTGGGGAGTACCACTCCTAGGTGGAGACGACAAAGCTGACGTTATCCTCCTCAAATTCCTCAGAGCAAGAGATTTCAAAGTAGCAGACTCGTTGAGGATGCTTGAAAAGTGTTTGGAGTGGAGAGAAGAgttcaaaacagagaaactgACAGAGGAAGATCTGGGTTTCAAAGATTTGGAAGGTAAAGTTGCTTACATGAGAGGCTACGACAAAGAAGGACACCCAGTTTGTTACAATGCTTACGGTGTGTTTAAAGAGAAAGATATGTACGAGAGAGTGTTTGGTGATGAAGAGAAGCTTAACAAGTTTCTTAGATGGAGAGTTCAGGTTTTGGAGAGAGGTGTTAAGATGCTTCATTTCAAACCTGGTGGTGTTAATTCCATTATTCAAGTTACAGATCTTAAGGATATGCCTAAAAGAGAGCTTAGAGTTGCCTCTAATcagattctctctctttttcaagATAATTACCCTGAGATGGTTGCTACCAAGGTGACAATTTCTCAACCTTTTCTCTAaatttctttaagtttttttctttctttaatgaGGTTCTGTCTGAATTTATGGTACTGTACTTGTGTTGTCTGAAAAACCCTCGGAATTGTTACTGTTTTTTTCCCCTTCATGTGCTTTTGCTCTGATTTGCGTGTTAGGTTGCTTGTTGTTACATTTAAACAGAAGCGAATCTCATTTCAAGAAATCTGAAATGTGTTAAATGCTTATTTTGGGAATCtaaatctttaatttctttacATTTTTGCTCTAAATCTTTGGAAATTGTTGGTctaatttgtgtgtgtttttacaAGTTCcggtttaaattttgaaaaatttggaTAGAAGAAGTATGAATGGTTTTAGATGTTTCTGTGTGTCATTATTCTCTGTCTAGTCTATTTTGGATTCTCTTTTTGTCTTACTTTTTGTAATACTACCTCCCCTAGCTTTGTCGTCTACTGCTACAGTGTAATTGAAGCATTCTTTGTGTGGCCGTACGTACATTGATGTTATTCTAGTCAGTCTCTATTCTCGAGTACTACATAAACATTGCATAATATCTAAGCAACATATCGCTCATATTGACATTTAAGACCAATCAAATAGTTTAATATCTATTCACAAGGTACAACATAGGGTACACATTAAGGCTCAATATACTATTCAAactctttcaagtttttgatggatatatttttaaaaaatttcagatattCATCAACG from Camelina sativa cultivar DH55 chromosome 9, Cs, whole genome shotgun sequence encodes:
- the LOC104711712 gene encoding patellin-6; its protein translation is MDASLSPSPFDHQKTQNAEPKKSFITSLITLRSNHFKEDTYFVTELKPAEQKSLQELKEKLSASSSSSKASSMWGVPLLGGDDKADVILLKFLRARDFKVADSLRMLEKCLEWREEFKTEKLTEEDLGFKDLEGKVAYMRGYDKEGHPVCYNAYGVFKEKDMYERVFGDEEKLNKFLRWRVQVLERGVKMLHFKPGGVNSIIQVTDLKDMPKRELRVASNQILSLFQDNYPEMVATKIFINVPWYFSVIYSMFSPFLTHRTKSKFVMSKEGNAAETLYKFIRPEDIPVQYGGLSRPTDSQNGPPKPASEFSIKGGEKVNIQIEGIEGGATITWDIVVGGWDLEYSAEFVPNAEESYAIVVEKPKKMKASDEAVCNSFTTVEAGKLILSVDNTLSRKKKVAAYRYTVRKSTTAV